A single window of Liolophura sinensis isolate JHLJ2023 chromosome 6, CUHK_Ljap_v2, whole genome shotgun sequence DNA harbors:
- the LOC135467758 gene encoding solute carrier family 25 member 45-like produces the protein MVNNSLVNDYIAGAVGGCAGLVVGHPFDTTKVQLQTQAAHNRYSGTWDCIRNVHRHGWTKGFFRGMSWPVLSYGAVNSVFFGVYGNSLSLIQRYSTHTGDKPHYWQIYLAGCMGGTAQLVLACPVDLIKVVLQSQIPHGSIANPSPAYKGPLQVAVRVLKDRGLTGLYRGLSIQAARDLPASGTYFTVFVWMNRWCESYLPSVPMSLFHFLSGGVAGVLSWMLILPLDVIKSRYQADREVGRYRSVLHCASLSYQEEGVTVFFRGVLAMSVRAFPVNAVTLGVYGYCIKFLNRSSCVTDM, from the exons ATGGTCAACAACAGCTTAGTCAACGATTACATAGCTGGAGCAGTTGGTG GATGTGCGGGGCTGGTTGTAGGACATCCTTTCGATACCACTAAG GTGCAGCTGCAGACGCAGGCAGCACACAACAGGTACTCTGGCACATGGGACTGTATTAGAAATGTTCACAGGCACGGATGG accAAAGGTTTTTTCCGTGGGATGTCTTGGCCTGTTCTCTCTTATGGCGCCGTGAACTCTGTGTTTTTTGGTGTCTATGGCAACAGCCTGAGCCTGATTCAGCGTTACAGCACTCATACAGGTGATAAACCTCATTACTGGCAGATTTACCTGGCAGGTTGTATGGGTGGAACCGCTCAGCTGGTGCTTGCCTGTCCAGTTGACCTGATTAAGGTTGTGTTACAGTCTCAGATCCCTCATGGCTCCATAG CCAATCCTTCTCCTGCTTATAAAGGCCCCCTCCAGGTGGCAGTGAGAGTCCTGAAAGACAGGGGATTGACTGGCCTGTACAGAGGCTTGAGTATACAAGCAGCAAGAGACCTGCCTGCTAGCGGCACATACTTCACTGTGTTTGTGTGGATGAACAGATGGTgtgagagttacctcccttcagTCCCTATGTCACTCTTTCACTTCCTCTCTGGGGGCGTGGCAGGAGTCCTGTCATGGATGTTAATCTTGCCACTTGACGTCATAAAGTCGCGATACCAGGCTGACAGAGAGGTGGGTCGTTACAGGTCCGTCCTGCACTGTGCCTCACTAAGCTATCAGGAGGAGGGTGTGACGGTATTCTTCAGGGGCGTCTTGGCCATGTCTGTGAGGGCGTTTCCTGTCAATGCCGTGACACTGGGCGTTTATGGGTACTGCATAAAATTCCTGAACAGAAGCTCCTGTGTGACAGACATGTAG